A genomic segment from Glycine soja cultivar W05 chromosome 18, ASM419377v2, whole genome shotgun sequence encodes:
- the LOC114394946 gene encoding leucine-rich repeat extensin-like protein 6: protein MDQFPIRLFFVTSLLCCPFLLIAQSPSPIISRISVVGAVYCDSCSTSTFSKQSYFLQGVEVHIQCRFRATSPKTSEQISFSVNRTTDQYGVYKLEIPSVDGVNCMDGSAIVSLCQATLISSSTSTCSVPFLKSTTREISVKSKQDNLCVYTLSGLSYKPPQKNTTLCGHDQQLQLPNSLNSSKCYFPWPQLPLPSMPPIPSLPFPFPQFPPTTSTTFPPPPFNLQDPTTWVPRIPSLSHPPPAFNLGDPSTWIPHIPPSPPNIPQPQHQSP from the exons ATGGATCAATTTCCTATTCGTCTTTTTTTTGTCACATCTCTCCTCTGTTGCCCATTTCTGCTCATTGCTCAATCTCCAAGTCCAATTATCTCCCGTATCAGTGTGGTAGGAGCTGTTTATTGTGATTCCTGCTCCACCAGCACTTTCTCTAAACAGAGCTACTTCTTGCAAG GTGTTGAAGTTCACATACAGTGCAGATTTAGAGCAACCTCACCAAAAACTAGCGAGCAGATAAGCTTCTCAGTGAATAGAACCACAGACCAATATGGAGTGTACAAGTTGGAAATACCATCAGTGGACGGAGTTAACTGCATGGATGGTTCGGCAATTGTGTCACTCTGCCAAGCAACTTTGATAAGTAGCTCCACTTCCACTTGCAGTGTCCCCTTTCTCAAGAGCACAACACGTGAGATATCAGTCAAATCTAAACAAGATAACCTGTGTGTATACACCTTGAGTGGTCTCAGTTACAAGCCACCTCAAAAGAACACTACCTTGTGTGGACATGATCAGCAATTGCAATTGCCAAATTCTCTCAACTCCTCAAAATGCTACTTCCCTTGGCCTCAGCTACCTTTGCCATCAATGCCACCAATACCATCTCTGCCTTTCCCTTTCCCACAATTTCCTCCAACCACTTCAACAACCTTTCCCCCCCCTCCATTCAATTTGCAAGACCCTACAACATGGGTACCTCGTATCCCTTCCCTTTCTCATCCTCCACCTGCTTTTAATTTAGGGGACCCCTCCACTTGGATCCCTCATATTCCTCCCTCACCTCCTAATATACCACAACCACAACACCAAAGTCCCTAG
- the LOC114394947 gene encoding auxin-responsive protein SAUR41-like encodes MDDVDEMKSTKKGKGNKKGGGLITKTWERCKSIGRSRKEASSNSLNTNTNTMRSKSWPNRNRAENKNKNKNSTIVAPEGCFSVYVGPQMQRFVIKTEYANHPLFKMLLEEAESEYGYNSQGPLALPCHVDVFYKVLMEMDSDETHGSCACVKRSPSAYQLLRTSPMLSINHF; translated from the coding sequence ATGGATGATGTTGATGAGATGAAGAGTACTAAGAAGGGAAAAGGGAATAAGAAAGGTGGTGGGCTGATAACCAAAACATGGGAGCGATGCAAGTCCATAGGAAGAAGCCGCAAGGAGGCAAGTTCTAATTCCCTCAATACTAATACTAATACCATGAGAAGCAAATCATGGCCAAACCGTAACCGGGCggaaaacaagaacaagaacaaaaacagTACTATCGTGGCCCCCGAAGGTTGCTTCTCGGTGTATGTTGGACCCCAAATGCAAAGGTTTGTCATCAAAACCGAGTACGCAAACCACCCCTTGTTCAAGATGTTGCTCGAAGAAGCTGAATCTGAGTATGGTTACAACAGCCAAGGCCCTTTGGCCCTTCCCTGCCACGTTGATGTCTTCTACAAGGTCTTGATGGAAATGGATTCTGATGAAACTCATGGCAGCTGTGCCTGTGTTAAGCGTTCTCCCTCTGCTTATCAACTTCTTCGCACTTCCCCTATGCTTTCAATAAACCACTTCTGA